ATTCATTTTGTCTTTGAAAGACGGATCCGCGTCAAATCGTCCGTCACTTTCTTCCTGTTGCAATACCCGCGTCAAGTAATCCTGCTGGATGTCCAATCGGCTACAGAAGACCACCACGTGGGAAGCGGCACGAATCGAACCGCTATTGAACGGGTATTTCTCGTCCGTTCCTTTGGCGACCCGTTCCTTTCCTTCGTCGGTGGATGCCAGAACGAAATGCCAGGGCTGCGAATTTACGCTGGACGGGCTGAACCGCAGCAGCTTTTTGATCTTCTCCACATTCTCCGGTGAAATCTTTCGTTCCGGATCGTAAGCCTTGGCGGAGTAGCGA
The sequence above is a segment of the Crateriforma spongiae genome. Coding sequences within it:
- the nfsB gene encoding oxygen-insensitive NAD(P)H nitroreductase, whose protein sequence is MLDTNVDCELDSESAQLDIVDHALNRYSAKAYDPERKISPENVEKIKKLLRFSPSSVNSQPWHFVLASTDEGKERVAKGTDEKYPFNSGSIRAASHVVVFCSRLDIQQDYLTRVLQQEESDGRFDADPSFKDKMNAGRNLFINLHKHDFKDVQHWMDKQVYLNIGAFLLGVAALGIDATPMEGIDVKALDEELGLRGMALNPRQSLVT